In Candidatus Paceibacterota bacterium, the following are encoded in one genomic region:
- the glnE gene encoding bifunctional [glutamate--ammonia ligase]-adenylyl-L-tyrosine phosphorylase/[glutamate--ammonia-ligase] adenylyltransferase, translating to MNNPVWTNAIKSCSDPRRAKHFFDLLAGASPGSALQAASAEQARVLAALFSGSQALSNLLVAKPDWLGVLEPETLQFPRRKQGLGNEVGRWLKPLLATSSFEAALTRLREFKQREMLRIAARDLARLSKLSEIMQELSDVADVCLEVVWQVCHRQLAGRYGVPCHRDANGRWQPTAGCVLGMGKLGGQELNYSSDVDVLFAYSEEGSVFRQPPTGSESLRSVLTNHLFFNRLAEAFIAEVSRRTPEGWLYRIDLRLRPEGDAGPLTRSLAGFENYYAQWGQTWERMMLIKARGVAGDGTLAAEFLEMVQPFRYPRSINEDALREVVAMKGRIERDVLKADELDRNVKLGRGGIREVEFVAQALQTLHAGRQPFLQGAQTLPCLGKLAQYGLLSEDESRRLASAYGFLREVEHRLQMEENLQTHTIPTDHRTQKRLAGLMGIATRKDFEAARQTHTENVRRIFDRLLKETAGESESPSLFPGQFEGAEEEWKKLLTDHTFKDPDKAFRVLREFVEGPGYVHVSPRTSDLAHQLLPRLFALCPQPAGRNVSRRRPRGRFGETSLPAATVPLSDPDRVVTRLDSFISAYGARGTLFELWHSNPSIFELLVLLFDRSEFLAELAIRTPDLVDELVMSGRLRRGKSADETLRDLRHGLGDHDQHLWLRRYHQAELMRIGLRDILGLADPEQYLTELSGLAEACLQYALEVVMRKHNVKLPPFVIVGLGKLGGVEIDYGSDLDVVFIADSTARDLGKLTRLALEALDLLSARTEQGVVFRTDARLRPDGEKGLLVNTLSAYEQYYRQRAQLWEIQSLTRMRAVAGDPELGARFQTLAASLVNFRQPSLPLAAYAPDWKHRIHQMRMRIEKERTPPGKDDLAIKTGKGGLMDAEFIAQTLCLENGWQEANTVHALERGRAASVMPDADKLIQNYRQVRRVEGILRRWSYEGETVLPDDPAPYYRVSVRCGFTTPDAFHEALAGWRRAMREVYLKVFQQV from the coding sequence ATGAACAATCCAGTATGGACGAATGCCATCAAGAGCTGCTCAGACCCGCGGCGGGCGAAGCACTTTTTTGACCTGCTCGCGGGCGCCAGCCCTGGATCAGCGCTCCAGGCCGCCTCGGCTGAGCAGGCGCGCGTGCTGGCAGCACTCTTCAGCGGCTCTCAGGCTCTGAGCAACCTGCTAGTGGCCAAGCCGGATTGGCTGGGCGTGCTGGAGCCGGAAACGTTGCAGTTCCCCCGGCGCAAGCAGGGTCTTGGGAATGAGGTCGGCCGGTGGTTGAAACCTCTGTTGGCGACCTCGAGTTTCGAGGCAGCGCTGACGCGCTTGCGCGAGTTCAAACAGAGGGAGATGCTACGCATCGCCGCACGCGACCTGGCAAGGCTCAGCAAGTTATCCGAGATTATGCAGGAACTTTCCGACGTGGCGGACGTCTGCCTGGAAGTGGTCTGGCAAGTTTGCCACCGGCAGCTTGCCGGGCGTTACGGCGTGCCCTGTCACCGGGATGCGAACGGACGCTGGCAGCCGACCGCGGGCTGCGTTCTGGGCATGGGCAAGCTCGGTGGGCAAGAGCTCAACTACAGCTCGGATGTGGACGTGCTGTTCGCTTACAGCGAGGAGGGAAGTGTCTTCAGGCAGCCTCCCACCGGCAGCGAATCGCTCCGCTCAGTCCTGACCAACCATCTTTTCTTCAACCGCCTGGCCGAGGCGTTCATCGCCGAAGTAAGCCGCAGGACACCGGAGGGATGGCTCTATCGGATTGATCTGCGGTTGCGCCCCGAGGGAGACGCGGGGCCGTTGACCCGCTCGCTCGCCGGCTTCGAGAACTACTACGCGCAGTGGGGGCAGACCTGGGAACGGATGATGCTGATCAAGGCGCGCGGCGTGGCGGGCGATGGGACGCTGGCGGCGGAGTTCCTGGAGATGGTGCAACCGTTCCGTTATCCACGATCCATCAACGAAGACGCGTTGCGGGAAGTGGTGGCCATGAAAGGCCGTATCGAGCGTGACGTGCTCAAGGCGGATGAGCTGGATCGCAATGTGAAGCTCGGGCGGGGAGGCATTCGCGAGGTCGAGTTTGTGGCACAGGCGCTGCAGACCCTGCATGCAGGTCGGCAACCTTTTCTGCAGGGCGCCCAGACCCTCCCATGTCTGGGCAAGCTGGCTCAATACGGACTCCTCTCAGAAGACGAATCCCGGCGGCTCGCCTCGGCATATGGCTTCTTGCGCGAGGTGGAACACCGCCTGCAGATGGAGGAGAACCTGCAAACGCACACCATACCCACCGACCACCGGACCCAGAAACGCCTGGCAGGCTTGATGGGCATTGCGACAAGAAAGGACTTCGAAGCCGCGCGCCAAACCCACACGGAGAATGTCCGACGGATATTCGACCGGCTGCTGAAAGAGACTGCCGGCGAAAGTGAATCGCCCTCCCTGTTCCCGGGCCAATTTGAGGGCGCCGAGGAAGAATGGAAGAAGCTCCTGACCGACCATACCTTCAAGGACCCGGACAAGGCGTTCCGCGTACTGCGGGAGTTTGTCGAGGGCCCAGGGTATGTTCACGTATCACCGCGAACGAGCGACCTGGCGCATCAGTTGCTGCCGCGACTCTTCGCGCTGTGTCCGCAGCCCGCGGGCCGGAACGTTTCGCGAAGGCGTCCGCGCGGACGTTTCGGAGAAACGTCCTTACCGGCAGCAACGGTGCCGCTTTCTGATCCGGACCGCGTGGTGACGAGGCTCGACAGCTTCATCAGCGCCTACGGGGCGCGGGGGACGCTCTTCGAGCTGTGGCACAGCAACCCTTCGATCTTCGAGCTGCTGGTGCTGCTGTTCGACCGCTCGGAATTCCTGGCAGAGCTGGCCATTCGCACGCCGGACCTGGTAGATGAACTGGTGATGAGCGGCCGGCTGCGCCGGGGAAAGTCAGCGGATGAGACACTGCGGGACCTGCGACACGGGTTGGGCGACCACGACCAACACTTGTGGCTGCGCCGGTATCACCAGGCCGAGCTTATGCGCATCGGCCTGCGAGATATCCTGGGCCTGGCGGACCCCGAGCAGTATTTAACCGAGCTTTCAGGGCTGGCGGAAGCTTGCCTGCAATACGCGCTGGAGGTCGTGATGCGCAAGCACAACGTCAAGCTGCCTCCGTTTGTGATCGTCGGTCTCGGCAAACTTGGCGGCGTAGAGATTGACTACGGCTCGGACCTGGACGTTGTGTTTATAGCCGATTCGACGGCGAGGGACTTGGGCAAACTGACCCGGTTGGCGTTGGAAGCACTGGACTTGCTCTCAGCGCGGACCGAGCAGGGTGTGGTATTTCGAACCGACGCCCGCTTGCGGCCAGACGGCGAGAAAGGCCTCCTGGTCAACACGCTGAGTGCCTATGAGCAGTATTACCGGCAGCGCGCTCAGCTCTGGGAGATCCAATCCCTCACACGCATGCGTGCAGTGGCAGGTGATCCGGAACTGGGCGCTCGTTTCCAGACCCTGGCAGCTTCACTTGTTAATTTCCGGCAGCCGTCGTTGCCGCTGGCAGCCTATGCGCCGGACTGGAAGCACCGGATTCACCAGATGCGCATGCGCATTGAGAAAGAACGCACTCCGCCGGGCAAAGACGATCTGGCCATCAAGACCGGCAAGGGGGGGCTGATGGACGCAGAGTTCATTGCGCAGACACTATGCCTCGAAAACGGCTGGCAGGAGGCGAATACCGTGCACGCCCTGGAGCGGGGACGTGCCGCCAGTGTCATGCCGGATGCGGACAAGCTAATCCAAAATTACCGCCAAGTTCGACGTGTCGAGGGCATCCTGCGGCGGTGGAGTTACGAGGGAGAGACTGTTCTGCCTGACGATCCCGCGCCATATTATCGCGTCTCGGTCCGCTGCGGCTTTACTACGCCGGACGCTTTCCACGAAGCGCTGGCCGGGTGGCGAAGGGCCATGCGCGAGGTGTATTTGAAAGTGTTTCAACAGGTCTGA